In the Candidatus Cloacimonadota bacterium genome, CCTATTTCGCAAACACGCTCTACGTCTCCTTCTTCACGCTCATCGGGGTTTTAATCAGCTCCGTTTTGGCGGCTTACGCCTTCGCGCGGCTGGAATTCAAAGGCAAAGACCTGCTTTTCTACCTCTTCTTGAGCATGATGATGGTGCCGGAACCCATCTATATCATTTCATCATATATTATGTTGGATAAATTCAACTGGCTGGACACCTACAACGCGCTCATCATTCCCTGGTGCGTGAATATCTTCACCATCTTTTTGTTCAGGCAACACTTTAAAAGCTTGCCTCAAGAGCTTTTCGACGCGGCTTCAATCGATGGCTGCAGCACTTTCGGAATGCTCACCCGTGTGGTTTTGCCACTTTCGAAAGGGGTGATGGCCACCGCTGCTGTTTTTTCCGTGATCGGTTCTTGGAACAGCTTCATGTGGCCATTGGTGATGACCGACCGCCCTGAATTACGCGTTTTACAAGTGGGTCTCAGCTATTTCAATCAGGAAGCTTCCACACAGACCACTCTGTTGATGGCTGCCTCCACATTTAGCATTGTGCCCATACTCATCATCTTTTTCCTGGCCCAAAAACAGATTATCGCCAGCTATGCCAAAGCTGGCTTGAAAGATTAAGAGGAATGTTTTAATGAACAAGAAAAAAACTGACGCTCGTCACATCAAAAAACAAATCCAAAAGCAGGACACTGAAAAGCAGAAGGAATACAAAGTCCCCGAAAGGGCAAAACCAATGGAAGACTTCAGGTTCCGTCCCCAGCCTTTGGAAAATCCGAAGCTGAACAACATTGTTGCCTGGGCGGTATTTGCAGTGGTGATGTTGGTTTATTTGCTCACCCAGGCACGCAGTACATCCTTTTGGGATTCAGGGGAATATGCCACCTGTGTGAGCATCCTTGGGGTGCCTCACCCTCCGGGAAACCCATTTTATGTGATTTTTGGACGTGCGCTGGTGACCCTCTTCGGAGGACTGTTTTCCCACGCCCAGATAGCCGCCTTCATGTCCGGTCTTTTTAGCGCTTTTGCCTCAATGTTCACCTATCTCATTACAGTTCAACTGGTCAGCATGCTGCGCGTTCGGGATTGGGAGGCAATGTTTGCGGGAGTTGTGGCGTCTTTGCTCACAGCGTTTTCTTTCACCTTCTGGATGAACGCCGTGGAGGCGGAAGTTTATTCCGGACTGGTCTTTTTTGTGAACCTCATCATCTGGCTCACCCTGCGCTGGGTGCAAAATTCAAGGGATTTTGATCGCCAAAACGACCTTCTGCTCATAGTCTATCTCTTTTTCGTGGCTTTCAGCACTCACCAATCCGCATTGCAAATCGCCCCTGCCATATTGTTCATCGTGGTTTGGCCGCTGCTGTTCCAAGGCTCCAAACAAAATAGCTTCTGGAAAAAATTTGTGGGTTATGGCGCTGCATTGGTACTCAGCTATGTGTTTTTCGGCCTCATTGGGAACGCAGTCAATTTGGACGTTTTGGACAAACTTGGCTTTGCCTTGTGCATCATCGTTTTGATGATCATAGAATTACGTGAAGTATTCGACCCCAAACTTTGGGTTCTGAGCATAGCTTTGGTGATTATCGGAGTATCTGCCCACATCTACATTCCCATTCGCGCTGCCGATACACCTTTCATAAATCTTGGCAATCCCAGCAATGTGGAAAGCTTCAACAAATATCTGGCGCGCGATCAATATGGCCAAACCTCCATGTTCGAACGCCGTGGAAGCGCAAAACACCAGTTGGGGCATCATTTGTTCCGCTATTTTGGCTGGCAATGGTTCAGAACCGAAGGTTTACCAAAAACCACAAAGCTGCCAACCTCCATGATATCTTTCTTTGGCATGTTGTTCGTGGCGGTCATCAGCTTGTTTGGCGCCTGGTTCCACTGGAAAAACAACAAACATAGCTTTGCCTACCTGCTCGCCATCGTGTTTTGCGTGACCCTGCTCTGGGCTTTTGTGCTCAACCTTTCAGATCAAGAGGTCCGCGACCGAGACTATTTTTTTGTGATTGCCTACAACATGTGGGCTATATGGATAGGCATCGGTGCTTTGGCTGTTTCAAGATTGGTAAACAACAAAACCATAAAAATGGCAATCGTGGCGGTGATGCTCTCCCTCCCTGTTTTAAATCTGGCACTCCAATATCGTGAACACGACCGCTCCAAAGAATTCATTGCTCTGGATTATGGGCTGAATTTCCTGAATTCGGTGGAGGAAAACGCCATCATTTTCACAAACGGGGACAACGACACCTATCCTCTCTGGTACGCGCAGGCGATGGCAGATCCTTACGCCAAGGAATATATCCACGAAGCTCGGGACATCTTCCCCACTTCGGAATCCGAAGCCGCCATCCAGCACGCCATGGAATATAAAAACAAGCACCTCAAAGGGATACGCAAAGACGTTACCGTGGCGAATCTTTCACTTCTAAACACAGCCTGGTACATCCGACAACTTCGTGACCGTGAAGGAGTTGTGATAAATTGGACCGAGGATGAGATTAATTCCCTGGATGAAGGTCCAAACGCCTTTCATCAATATTTGTGGCAGGATAGAGTCAATTATATTGCAGGTGACCCAGCCGGCGAGCAAAACTTTTCCATAAACTATCTGGAAAACGCGCAAAACAGCGAAACCACCGGCGCTTTCTACCCTCTCCGTGGTTCGGATTTTGCCGCCCTCAAGATTGTTCAAGACAACTTTGGTAAACGTCCCATCTATTTTGCCGTCACCTGCGAAACCAATGTTGGTTTTGATGATTACCTGCGCAGCGAGGGCATGGTTTACCGCGTCGTCAGCACCAAGGGCGAATATGAAGAACAGGTTGATATCAATCGTCTGCTCACAAACATCGACAAAGTATATCAATACCGCTCCATTCACGATGACAGAGTCTATAAAGACGACAATATGCAGCGCTTGGTAATGAATTATGGTTCTGGTTTCAACCGTGCCGCGATCTGGTTTGCCAAGCAGAGGAATTTTGAGAAAGCCCTTGAATATGCCCAAACCGCGAAAAAATTCATCGATAGTGACCTGCGTCTCTCAGAATTCTGGGTGAACTATTATGCCGGATTGGGACAGCTTGACAAACTTGACGATTTTATCGACCAAAACATCATGCAACACCCTGACGCCATTCGCATCTATAACAGCTATGTGCTGAACACGATGGCCAAAGATTATCCCCAGTATTTCCCGCGCTACATGAAAAAAATGCTCTTGGCTTGGCCCAATGAGATGGATTATGCGGATTTGGCAATCTACTATGGGAGCAACTACAACCTCATGCCCCAGGTGGAGGCTCTTCTGGATACTCTTTGGATTCAAAATAAACTTGGTTACAGTCTTCAAGACCTCAATCTACGCATGAGAGAACTATACCACGAAGAAGATATAAATCAAGGAATGTGATGCCCTGAACTGCTGTTTTCACCAAACACGGGAATGAGATACCTCGTTCCCGTGTTTTTTCCTTACTTGCTCTACATCAAACACATTTTATAAAGGAGCTAAAATGAAACTGGAAATATGCGTGGATTCTATGGAATCCGCCCTGATAGCCCAAGAAGCCGGTGCCGATAGAGTCGAACTTTGTTCTTGTTTGAATTGTGGTGGGCTCACGCCTTCCCTGGGTGCCATCACCTCAGCAAAAAGCTTATTGACCATCCCAGTCCATGTTCTCATCCGGCCACGTGTGGGAGATTTTTGCTATTCGGATTTGGAGTTCCAGCAGATGCTACGAGATGTTCGGCTTGCCAAGGACACCAAAACTGAAGGCGTGGTTTTGGGCATTTTGACCCCGGAGGGAAACGTTGACATATTCAGAACCGGCTTGCTGATTGAGGCTGCCAGGCCACTGAGCGTGACCTTTCATCGTGCCTTCGATTTTTGCGCCGACCCTCTGCAAGCCATGGAAGAGCTAATTTCGCTGGGTGTGGATAGGATCCTCACCTCCGGCCAAAAAAATACGGCAAAGGAAGGCACTGCCCTGTTGAAAGACTTAATCAAACAAGCTGATAACAGAATTATCATCATGCCCGGAGCAGGCATCAATTCGCAAAACCTGCTCGAATTGATTAAAGAAACCCAGGCCAAGGAAGTTCATCTCTCCGCGTCCAAATTTATTCCCAGCCCCATGCTCTTCAAACCGGGCTTGAACCCTCAGGGTTTTGGAAACCCCGAACTTTCTCTGCGCCAGGCCGATGGAGACGAAATCCGTAAAATAAGGAGGCTGCTGTCATGAAAAACATCGCCATCGGCGGCTTCTTTCACGAATCCAACAGCTTCAATCCCATCATCACTCCCAAAGAGGATTTTCTGATTTTTGAAGACGATGAGATTCACACCCAGGGTCAAAACTATCTTCAAGCTCAGGGCATCGTGGATTTTTTTGAGGACAAAAAGGATTGCCGACTCATACCTTTGGTTTTCGCGCGCGCCGTTCCCAACGGTTTGGTGGAGGAAGCTCTCTATTTAAAACTGAAAAAGAGGTTTTTTGAACTGCTGGACAGTGCGCCTCGTCCGGATATTTTTGTGTTGGCGCTTCATGGCTCCATGCGAGTGCAAAACATCGGTTCGGCAGAATCTGACCTTTTGGAATCCATCAAAACCCGCTATCCCGATTTGCCCATAGTTTGCGGACTTGATATGCACGCCACTATCACTCAGAAAATGCTGAATTGTGCCAACGCCATGGTGGGCTATAAAACCGCGCCCCATCTGGACGCTTGGGAAACCGGACAACACGCAGCGCGGATAGCCTGGAAG is a window encoding:
- a CDS encoding carbohydrate ABC transporter permease produces the protein YFANTLYVSFFTLIGVLISSVLAAYAFARLEFKGKDLLFYLFLSMMMVPEPIYIISSYIMLDKFNWLDTYNALIIPWCVNIFTIFLFRQHFKSLPQELFDAASIDGCSTFGMLTRVVLPLSKGVMATAAVFSVIGSWNSFMWPLVMTDRPELRVLQVGLSYFNQEASTQTTLLMAASTFSIVPILIIFFLAQKQIIASYAKAGLKD
- a CDS encoding DUF2723 domain-containing protein gives rise to the protein MNKKKTDARHIKKQIQKQDTEKQKEYKVPERAKPMEDFRFRPQPLENPKLNNIVAWAVFAVVMLVYLLTQARSTSFWDSGEYATCVSILGVPHPPGNPFYVIFGRALVTLFGGLFSHAQIAAFMSGLFSAFASMFTYLITVQLVSMLRVRDWEAMFAGVVASLLTAFSFTFWMNAVEAEVYSGLVFFVNLIIWLTLRWVQNSRDFDRQNDLLLIVYLFFVAFSTHQSALQIAPAILFIVVWPLLFQGSKQNSFWKKFVGYGAALVLSYVFFGLIGNAVNLDVLDKLGFALCIIVLMIIELREVFDPKLWVLSIALVIIGVSAHIYIPIRAADTPFINLGNPSNVESFNKYLARDQYGQTSMFERRGSAKHQLGHHLFRYFGWQWFRTEGLPKTTKLPTSMISFFGMLFVAVISLFGAWFHWKNNKHSFAYLLAIVFCVTLLWAFVLNLSDQEVRDRDYFFVIAYNMWAIWIGIGALAVSRLVNNKTIKMAIVAVMLSLPVLNLALQYREHDRSKEFIALDYGLNFLNSVEENAIIFTNGDNDTYPLWYAQAMADPYAKEYIHEARDIFPTSESEAAIQHAMEYKNKHLKGIRKDVTVANLSLLNTAWYIRQLRDREGVVINWTEDEINSLDEGPNAFHQYLWQDRVNYIAGDPAGEQNFSINYLENAQNSETTGAFYPLRGSDFAALKIVQDNFGKRPIYFAVTCETNVGFDDYLRSEGMVYRVVSTKGEYEEQVDINRLLTNIDKVYQYRSIHDDRVYKDDNMQRLVMNYGSGFNRAAIWFAKQRNFEKALEYAQTAKKFIDSDLRLSEFWVNYYAGLGQLDKLDDFIDQNIMQHPDAIRIYNSYVLNTMAKDYPQYFPRYMKKMLLAWPNEMDYADLAIYYGSNYNLMPQVEALLDTLWIQNKLGYSLQDLNLRMRELYHEEDINQGM
- a CDS encoding copper homeostasis protein CutC translates to MKLEICVDSMESALIAQEAGADRVELCSCLNCGGLTPSLGAITSAKSLLTIPVHVLIRPRVGDFCYSDLEFQQMLRDVRLAKDTKTEGVVLGILTPEGNVDIFRTGLLIEAARPLSVTFHRAFDFCADPLQAMEELISLGVDRILTSGQKNTAKEGTALLKDLIKQADNRIIIMPGAGINSQNLLELIKETQAKEVHLSASKFIPSPMLFKPGLNPQGFGNPELSLRQADGDEIRKIRRLLS